Proteins co-encoded in one Moritella sp. F3 genomic window:
- a CDS encoding beta-ketoacyl synthase N-terminal-like domain-containing protein, giving the protein MENIAVVGIANLFPGSKAPDQFWQQLLEQQDCRSKATAVQMGVDPAKYTANKGDTDKFYCVHGGYISDFNFDASGYQLDNDYLAGLDDLNQWGLYVTKQALTDAGYWGSAALENCGVILGNLSFPTKSSNQLFMPLYHQVVDNALKSVLHPDFQLSHYTTAKKTHADNALVAGYPAALIAQAAGLGGSHFALDAACASSCYSVKLACDYLHTGKADMMLAGAVSASDPMFVNMGFSIFQAYPANNVHAPFDQNSQGLFAGEGAGMMVLKRQSDAVRDGDNIYAIIKGGALSNDGKGEFVLSPNTKGQVLVYERAYADADVDPSTVDYIECHATGTPKGDNVELRSMETFFSRVNNKPLLGSVKSNLGHLLTAAGMPGMTKAMLALGKGLIPATINLKQPLQSKNGYFTGEQMPTTTVPWPTTQGVNADRPRTAGVSVFGFGGSNAHLVLQQPTQTLESNFSVAKPREPLAIIGMDSHFGSTSNLAQFKTLLNNNQNTFRELPEQRWKGMESNADVMQSLELRKAPKGSYVEQLDIDFLRFKVPPNEKDCLIPQQLMMMQVADNAAKDAGLVEGRNVAVLVAMGMELELHQYRGRVNLTTQIEDSLLQQGINLTSDQREELTNIAKDGVASAAQLNQYTSFIGNIMASRISALWDFSGPAITVSAEENSVYRCVELAENLFQTSDVEAVIIAAVDLSGSIENITLRQHYGPVNESGQVNESASLTNNILDQQQWLVGEGAAAIVVKPSSQVTAEQVYARIDAVSFAPGSDAKAITIAADKALTLAGVSAADVTSVEAHASGFSAENSAEKTALPTLYPSANIGSVKANIGHTFNASGMASIIKTALLLDQQTSQHIAINGLGRDNSCAHLILSSSEQAHQAAPAPVGKRRPQLVKTIKLGGQLISNAIVNSASSSLHAIKAQFAGKHLNKVNQPVMMDNLKPQGISAHSTNEHVVVAPSTPQQSIIQEPNIQTTAAAVSSPLSQHQHTTQPVAAPSVVGVTVKSKASNQIHQQASTHKAFLESRLAAQKNLSQLVELQTKLSTQTGSDNTPRNTASTTPVPTNPVPATPLTLVSTLVSKTPVVATDLTSSEAKAQAAATQAGFQIKGPVGYNYPPLQLIERYNKPEKVIYDQADLVEFAEGDIGKVFGAEYNIIDGYSRRVRLPTSDYLLVTRVTELDAKVHEYKKSYMCTEYDVPVDAPFLIDGQIPWSVAVESGQCDLMLISYIGIDFQAKGERVYRLLDCELTFLEEMAFGGDTLRYEIHIDSYARNGEQLLFFFHYDCYVGDKKVLIMRNGCAGFFTDEELSDGKGVIHNDKDKAEFSNAVKSSFTPLLQHNRGQYDYSDMMKLVNGDVASCFGPEYDQGGRNPSLKFSSEKFLMIERITKIDPTGGHWGLGLLEGQKDLDPEHWYFPCHFKGDQVMAGSLMSEGCGQMAMFFMLSLGMHTNVNNARFQPLPGESQTVRCRGQVLPQRNTLTYRMEVTAMGMHPQPFMKANIDILLDGKVVVDFKNLSVMISEQDENSPYPVTLPHNVSLKAPVLTSARSEEKATPATAIVNCADLDERGVEPFKFPERPLMRVESDLSAPKSKGVTPIKHFEAPAVSGHHRVPNQAPFTPWHMFEFATGNISNCFGPDFDVYEGRIPPRTPCGDLQVVTQVVEVQGERLDLKNPSSCVAEYYVPEDAWYFTKNSHENWMPYSLIMEIALQPNGFISGYMGTTLKYPEKDLFFRNLDGSGTLLKQIDLRGKTIVNKSVLVSTAIAGGAIIQSFTFDMSVDGELFYTGKAVFGYFSGESLTNQLGIDNGKTTNAWFVDNNTPAANIDVFDLTDQSLALYKAPTGKPHYKLAGGQMNFIDTVSVVEGGGKADVAYVYGERTIDADDWFFRYHFHQDPVMPGSLGVEAIIELMQTYALKNDLGAQFNSPRFVAPMTKVDWKYRGQITPLNKQMSLDVHITEIITESGEVRLVGDANLSKDGLRIYEVKNIVLSIVEA; this is encoded by the coding sequence ATGGAAAATATTGCAGTAGTAGGTATTGCTAATTTGTTCCCGGGGTCAAAAGCTCCGGATCAATTTTGGCAGCAATTGCTTGAACAACAAGATTGCCGCAGTAAGGCGACCGCTGTTCAAATGGGCGTTGATCCTGCTAAATATACCGCCAACAAAGGTGACACAGATAAGTTTTACTGTGTGCATGGCGGTTACATCAGTGATTTCAATTTTGATGCTTCAGGTTATCAACTCGATAATGATTATTTAGCCGGTTTAGATGACCTTAATCAGTGGGGACTATATGTAACGAAACAAGCCCTTACAGATGCGGGTTACTGGGGCAGTGCTGCATTAGAAAACTGTGGTGTGATTTTAGGCAATTTGTCATTTCCAACCAAGTCATCTAACCAGTTGTTTATGCCTTTGTATCATCAGGTTGTTGATAATGCCTTAAAGTCAGTATTACATCCTGATTTTCAATTGTCGCATTACACAACGGCTAAAAAAACACATGCTGACAATGCGTTAGTCGCAGGTTATCCAGCCGCATTGATTGCACAAGCTGCGGGCCTTGGTGGTTCACACTTTGCATTGGACGCGGCTTGTGCTTCATCTTGTTATAGCGTCAAATTAGCCTGTGATTACCTGCATACGGGTAAAGCAGACATGATGCTAGCGGGTGCTGTATCAGCGTCTGATCCTATGTTCGTTAATATGGGTTTCTCGATATTTCAAGCTTACCCAGCTAACAATGTTCACGCCCCATTTGACCAAAACTCACAAGGCTTATTTGCTGGTGAAGGTGCTGGCATGATGGTATTAAAACGTCAAAGTGATGCAGTACGTGATGGTGATAATATTTACGCCATTATTAAAGGTGGTGCATTATCGAATGACGGTAAAGGCGAGTTTGTATTAAGCCCTAATACCAAAGGTCAAGTCTTAGTATATGAACGTGCTTATGCCGATGCAGATGTTGACCCAAGCACAGTTGACTATATCGAGTGTCATGCAACAGGTACACCTAAAGGTGATAATGTTGAATTGCGTTCGATGGAAACCTTTTTCAGTCGCGTAAATAACAAACCATTGCTGGGCTCTGTTAAATCTAACCTGGGTCATTTGTTAACAGCGGCGGGTATGCCTGGTATGACGAAAGCCATGCTAGCGCTAGGTAAAGGCCTGATCCCCGCAACGATTAATCTAAAACAACCGCTACAATCTAAAAACGGTTACTTTACTGGCGAGCAAATGCCAACGACAACAGTGCCTTGGCCAACGACTCAAGGGGTAAACGCAGATCGACCTCGTACCGCTGGTGTGAGTGTATTTGGTTTTGGTGGCAGTAACGCCCATTTGGTATTACAACAGCCAACGCAAACACTTGAGTCTAATTTTAGTGTCGCTAAACCGCGTGAGCCACTGGCTATTATTGGTATGGACAGCCATTTTGGTAGTACCAGTAATTTAGCCCAGTTCAAAACCTTATTAAATAATAATCAGAATACCTTCCGTGAATTACCTGAACAGCGCTGGAAAGGCATGGAGAGCAACGCTGACGTAATGCAGTCGTTAGAGTTACGCAAAGCGCCTAAGGGTAGTTACGTTGAACAGCTTGATATTGATTTCTTGCGTTTTAAAGTACCGCCTAATGAAAAAGATTGCTTGATCCCACAACAGCTAATGATGATGCAAGTAGCAGACAATGCTGCTAAAGATGCTGGTCTCGTTGAAGGTCGTAATGTCGCTGTATTAGTGGCGATGGGGATGGAGCTGGAGTTACATCAGTATCGTGGTCGAGTCAATTTGACAACGCAGATAGAAGACAGCTTATTACAGCAAGGTATTAACCTGACCTCAGATCAACGTGAAGAACTGACTAATATTGCTAAAGATGGTGTCGCTTCAGCTGCACAGTTAAATCAGTACACGAGTTTCATTGGTAACATCATGGCGTCACGTATTTCGGCGTTATGGGATTTCTCTGGTCCTGCTATTACCGTATCAGCTGAAGAAAACTCTGTTTATCGTTGCGTTGAGTTAGCTGAAAACCTATTCCAAACCAGTGATGTTGAAGCCGTTATTATTGCCGCTGTTGATTTGTCTGGTTCAATCGAAAACATTACCTTGCGTCAGCACTATGGTCCTGTGAATGAAAGTGGACAGGTAAATGAAAGCGCCTCGCTAACCAACAATATTCTTGACCAGCAACAATGGCTGGTGGGTGAAGGTGCAGCGGCGATTGTTGTTAAACCGTCATCGCAAGTTACTGCTGAGCAAGTCTATGCGCGTATTGATGCGGTGAGTTTTGCCCCTGGTAGCGATGCCAAGGCAATTACGATTGCTGCGGATAAGGCATTAACATTAGCCGGAGTCAGTGCTGCGGACGTAACGAGCGTTGAAGCTCACGCAAGTGGTTTTAGTGCAGAAAATAGTGCTGAAAAAACGGCGTTACCAACTTTATACCCAAGTGCAAATATCGGTTCGGTGAAAGCCAATATTGGTCATACGTTTAATGCATCTGGCATGGCGAGTATCATTAAAACGGCCTTGCTGTTAGATCAACAAACGAGTCAACATATTGCGATTAACGGTCTTGGTCGTGATAACAGTTGTGCACATCTTATCTTGTCGAGTTCAGAGCAAGCACATCAAGCTGCACCTGCGCCAGTTGGCAAACGACGTCCACAGTTAGTTAAAACGATCAAACTGGGTGGTCAGTTAATTAGTAACGCGATTGTTAACAGTGCTAGCTCATCTTTACACGCTATTAAAGCGCAGTTTGCAGGTAAACACTTAAACAAAGTTAACCAGCCTGTGATGATGGACAACCTGAAACCACAAGGCATTAGCGCGCATTCAACGAATGAGCATGTGGTTGTAGCACCGTCTACTCCCCAACAGTCTATTATCCAAGAACCAAATATTCAAACTACAGCAGCAGCTGTAAGTTCACCCCTTTCTCAACATCAACATACAACGCAGCCCGTAGCGGCACCGAGCGTTGTTGGAGTGACAGTGAAAAGTAAAGCCAGTAATCAAATTCATCAGCAAGCGTCTACGCATAAAGCCTTTTTAGAAAGTCGCTTAGCTGCACAGAAAAACCTATCACAACTTGTTGAACTACAAACCAAGCTATCAACACAAACAGGAAGTGATAATACACCTAGAAATACGGCGTCAACAACTCCCGTACCAACAAACCCTGTGCCAGCAACGCCATTAACACTTGTGTCTACTCTTGTTTCAAAGACGCCAGTGGTAGCGACAGACCTAACGAGTTCTGAAGCAAAAGCGCAAGCGGCAGCAACACAAGCAGGTTTTCAGATCAAAGGCCCTGTTGGTTACAACTATCCACCACTGCAGTTAATTGAACGTTATAACAAACCAGAAAAAGTGATTTACGATCAAGCTGATTTGGTTGAGTTCGCTGAAGGTGATATTGGTAAGGTATTCGGTGCTGAATACAATATTATTGATGGCTATTCACGTCGTGTACGTCTACCAACCTCAGATTATTTATTAGTAACGCGTGTTACTGAACTTGATGCCAAGGTTCATGAATACAAGAAATCATACATGTGTACTGAATATGATGTACCTGTTGATGCACCGTTCTTAATTGATGGTCAGATCCCTTGGTCTGTTGCTGTAGAGTCAGGCCAGTGTGATTTGATGTTGATTTCATACATAGGCATTGATTTCCAAGCTAAAGGCGAACGTGTTTACCGTTTACTTGATTGCGAATTAACCTTCCTTGAAGAGATGGCTTTCGGTGGCGATACCTTACGTTACGAGATCCACATTGATTCGTATGCGCGTAATGGCGAGCAGTTATTATTCTTCTTCCATTATGATTGTTACGTGGGTGATAAAAAGGTACTTATCATGCGTAATGGTTGTGCTGGTTTCTTTACTGACGAAGAGCTTTCTGATGGTAAAGGCGTTATTCATAACGATAAAGACAAAGCCGAATTTAGCAATGCAGTTAAATCATCATTCACGCCGTTATTACAACATAATCGTGGTCAATATGACTACAGCGACATGATGAAACTAGTTAATGGTGACGTTGCGAGTTGTTTTGGTCCGGAATATGATCAAGGTGGCCGTAATCCATCGTTGAAATTCTCGTCTGAAAAATTCTTGATGATTGAACGTATTACCAAAATAGATCCAACCGGTGGTCATTGGGGATTAGGACTGTTAGAAGGTCAGAAAGATTTAGACCCTGAGCATTGGTATTTCCCTTGTCACTTTAAAGGTGATCAAGTGATGGCTGGTTCATTGATGTCGGAAGGTTGTGGCCAAATGGCGATGTTCTTCATGCTGTCTCTTGGTATGCATACTAATGTGAACAATGCTCGTTTCCAACCGTTACCAGGTGAATCACAAACGGTACGCTGTCGTGGGCAAGTACTGCCACAGCGCAATACCCTAACTTACCGTATGGAAGTAACGGCGATGGGTATGCATCCACAGCCATTCATGAAAGCCAATATTGATATTTTGCTTGATGGTAAAGTGGTTGTTGATTTCAAAAACTTGAGCGTGATGATCAGCGAACAAGATGAGAACTCTCCTTATCCTGTGACGTTGCCGCATAATGTGTCATTGAAAGCACCTGTTCTTACATCTGCTAGGTCTGAAGAGAAAGCTACACCTGCGACTGCAATTGTTAACTGTGCCGATTTGGATGAACGTGGTGTTGAACCGTTTAAGTTTCCTGAACGTCCGTTAATGCGCGTAGAGTCAGACCTGTCTGCACCGAAAAGCAAAGGTGTGACGCCGATTAAGCATTTTGAAGCTCCTGCTGTTTCTGGTCACCATAGAGTACCTAATCAAGCACCGTTTACACCTTGGCATATGTTTGAGTTTGCGACGGGTAATATCTCTAACTGTTTTGGTCCTGACTTTGATGTTTATGAAGGTCGTATTCCACCACGTACACCTTGTGGTGACTTACAAGTTGTAACGCAGGTTGTGGAAGTGCAGGGCGAACGTCTTGATCTGAAGAACCCATCAAGCTGTGTGGCAGAATACTATGTACCTGAAGATGCTTGGTACTTTACTAAAAACAGCCATGAAAACTGGATGCCATATTCATTAATCATGGAAATTGCATTGCAACCAAATGGCTTTATTTCAGGTTACATGGGCACAACGCTTAAATACCCAGAAAAAGATCTGTTCTTCCGTAACCTTGATGGTAGCGGCACATTATTAAAGCAGATTGATTTACGCGGCAAAACGATTGTGAACAAATCAGTCTTGGTTAGTACGGCTATTGCTGGTGGCGCAATTATTCAAAGCTTCACGTTTGATATGTCTGTAGATGGCGAGTTATTTTATACAGGTAAAGCAGTATTTGGTTACTTTAGTGGTGAATCACTGACTAACCAACTGGGCATTGATAACGGTAAAACAACAAATGCCTGGTTTGTTGATAATAATACGCCCGCAGCCAATATTGATGTGTTCGATTTAACAGATCAGTCTTTAGCGTTATACAAAGCACCTACAGGTAAACCGCATTATAAATTAGCGGGTGGCCAGATGAACTTCATCGATACTGTGTCTGTTGTTGAAGGCGGCGGTAAAGCGGATGTTGCTTATGTTTATGGCGAACGTACGATTGATGCTGATGACTGGTTCTTCCGTTATCACTTCCACCAAGATCCGGTTATGCCTGGTTCGTTAGGTGTTGAAGCTATTATTGAGTTAATGCAAACCTATGCGCTTAAAAATGACTTAGGTGCACAGTTTAATAGTCCACGTTTTGTTGCGCCGATGACGAAAGTTGATTGGAAATATCGTGGCCAAATTACGCCGTTGAATAAACAGATGTCACTGGACGTGCATATCACCGAGATCATTACTGAATCAGGTGAAGTAAGACTTGTTGGTGATGCGAATCTGTCTAAAGATGGTCTGCGCATTTATGAAGTGAAGAATATTGTATTAAGTATTGTTGAAGCCTAA
- a CDS encoding PfaB family protein — MTELAVIGMDAKFSGQDNIDRVERAFYQGAHVGNVSSNSIDANAISDGEEQSITAETVLNSVGLLAQNNQLNIADIAVLLIADMSSDVDKQLVAQVAKTCASCVVITDLGQALKQVTDLVNNQDCPVAIIGMNNSANVPSCDIEAAATISFDETFNGYNSVAGIASLLISSTNFANTHQCYVYANIKGFAQSGVSAQLSVANITDTANAALQQAGINAEQVGLLEVTAAADSAIALSESKGLMSAYNHTQTLHTALSSARSVTGEGGCFSQVAGLLKCVISLHQRYIPAIKDWQQPSDSQMSQWQGSPFYMPVDARPWFPHADGSAHVAAYSCITHGAVSEQNFLSVQSYCHIVLQENVLQENQLQSAEQNHPVADVRSNGYFASSELALVIVQGNSEAQLRSELDIIAGQLSITGLGTSTDIKQIAADCYSRNDTDKAYSAVLIAETAEELSKEITLAFAGIASVFNEDAKEWKTPKGSYFTALPANKDVVNSGSGNSTENGVTFMYPGIGATYVGLGRDLFHLFPQIYQPVAALADDIGASLKDTLLNPRSISRHSFKELKQLDLDLRGNLANIAEAGVGFACVFTKVFEEVFAVKADFATGYSMGEVSMYAALGCWQQPGLMSARLAQSNTFNHQLCGELRTLRQHWGMDDVANGTFEQIWETYTIKATIEQVEIASADEDRVYCTIINTPDSLLLAGYPEACQRVIKNLGVRAMALNMANAIHSAPAYAEYDHMVELYHMDVTPRINTKMYSSSCYLPIPQRSKAISHSIAKCLCDVVDFPRLVNTLHDKGARVFIEMGPGRSLCSWVDKIIANGDNGNQKQSSHVSVPVNAKGTSDELTYIRAIAKLISHGVNLNLDSLFNGSILVKAGHIADANY; from the coding sequence ATGACGGAATTAGCTGTTATTGGTATGGATGCTAAATTTAGCGGACAGGACAATATTGATCGTGTTGAACGTGCTTTTTATCAAGGTGCTCATGTAGGTAATGTTAGTAGCAATAGTATCGACGCTAATGCTATCAGTGATGGCGAAGAACAAAGTATTACTGCCGAGACAGTACTTAACTCTGTCGGTCTATTAGCGCAAAATAATCAGTTGAACATAGCAGATATCGCCGTATTACTTATTGCTGATATGAGCAGTGATGTTGATAAACAACTTGTAGCGCAAGTGGCAAAAACGTGTGCGAGCTGTGTTGTTATTACTGATTTAGGCCAAGCATTAAAGCAAGTAACTGATTTGGTTAATAATCAAGACTGTCCCGTGGCTATTATTGGAATGAATAACTCGGCTAATGTGCCTAGTTGTGATATTGAAGCTGCGGCAACAATCAGCTTTGATGAAACGTTCAATGGTTATAACAGTGTCGCTGGTATCGCTAGTTTACTTATCTCTTCAACCAATTTTGCCAATACTCATCAATGTTATGTATATGCCAACATTAAAGGTTTCGCTCAGTCGGGTGTAAGTGCTCAACTTAGCGTTGCAAACATTACCGATACTGCAAATGCCGCATTACAACAAGCTGGCATTAATGCAGAACAGGTTGGTTTGTTAGAAGTCACTGCAGCCGCTGATTCGGCAATCGCATTGTCTGAAAGCAAGGGCTTAATGTCTGCTTATAATCATACACAAACTTTGCATACTGCATTAAGCAGTGCGCGTAGTGTGACTGGCGAAGGCGGGTGTTTCTCGCAGGTCGCAGGATTATTGAAATGTGTGATCAGTTTACACCAGCGTTATATTCCGGCGATTAAAGATTGGCAACAGCCGAGTGATAGTCAAATGTCACAATGGCAGGGTTCACCATTCTATATGCCGGTAGATGCTCGACCTTGGTTTCCACACGCTGATGGCTCTGCACACGTTGCAGCTTATAGTTGCATTACGCATGGCGCGGTATCAGAGCAAAACTTTTTATCAGTACAAAGCTATTGCCACATTGTTTTACAAGAAAATGTTTTACAAGAAAATCAGCTCCAGTCTGCAGAACAAAACCATCCGGTAGCTGATGTACGCAGTAATGGTTACTTTGCATCGAGCGAGTTAGCACTGGTTATAGTACAAGGTAATAGCGAAGCACAATTACGCAGTGAATTAGACATTATTGCTGGACAACTAAGTATTACCGGCCTAGGTACTTCGACTGATATTAAACAGATCGCAGCAGATTGTTATAGCCGTAATGATACTGATAAAGCCTATAGCGCGGTACTTATTGCCGAAACAGCTGAAGAGTTAAGCAAAGAGATAACCTTGGCGTTTGCTGGTATCGCGAGTGTGTTTAATGAAGATGCTAAAGAATGGAAAACCCCGAAGGGCAGTTACTTTACCGCACTTCCTGCAAATAAAGACGTTGTAAATAGCGGGTCTGGTAACAGCACAGAGAATGGCGTTACTTTCATGTACCCAGGTATTGGCGCTACGTATGTTGGTTTAGGTCGTGATCTATTTCATTTATTCCCACAGATTTATCAACCTGTTGCGGCTTTAGCTGATGACATTGGTGCCAGTCTTAAAGACACCTTACTTAACCCTCGCAGTATTAGTCGTCATAGCTTTAAAGAACTCAAGCAGTTGGATCTCGATCTACGCGGCAACTTGGCTAATATCGCTGAAGCCGGTGTGGGTTTTGCTTGCGTGTTTACCAAGGTGTTTGAAGAAGTATTTGCCGTTAAAGCCGACTTTGCTACGGGCTATAGCATGGGTGAAGTGAGTATGTATGCGGCATTAGGCTGCTGGCAGCAACCGGGATTGATGAGTGCACGTCTTGCGCAATCGAATACCTTTAATCATCAACTTTGCGGCGAGTTAAGAACACTACGTCAGCATTGGGGCATGGATGATGTTGCTAACGGTACGTTCGAGCAGATCTGGGAAACGTATACCATCAAGGCAACGATCGAACAGGTTGAGATTGCCTCTGCAGATGAAGACCGTGTGTATTGCACCATTATCAATACGCCCGATAGCTTGTTGTTAGCGGGTTATCCAGAAGCATGTCAGCGAGTCATTAAGAATTTAGGCGTAAGAGCAATGGCATTAAATATGGCAAACGCCATTCACAGTGCACCAGCTTATGCCGAATATGATCACATGGTTGAGTTATACCATATGGACGTTACACCGCGTATTAATACCAAAATGTATTCAAGCTCATGTTATTTACCTATCCCACAACGCAGTAAAGCCATTTCACACAGTATCGCTAAATGTCTGTGTGATGTGGTGGATTTCCCGCGCTTGGTTAATACCTTACATGACAAAGGCGCGCGGGTATTCATTGAAATGGGTCCAGGTCGTTCGTTATGTAGTTGGGTAGATAAAATCATAGCTAATGGCGATAACGGTAATCAAAAGCAAAGCAGCCATGTATCAGTACCTGTGAATGCCAAAGGTACCAGTGATGAGCTTACTTATATTCGTGCGATAGCTAAGCTAATTAGTCATGGCGTGAATTTGAATTTAGATAGCTTGTTTAACGGGTCAATCCTGGTTAAAGCAGGCCATATCGCAGACGCGAACTATTAG